One Phycisphaera mikurensis NBRC 102666 DNA window includes the following coding sequences:
- the cobA gene encoding uroporphyrinogen-III C-methyltransferase — MPIATPTDAAETVPSIGRVCLVGAGPGDPGLLTVAGLDRLRRADVVVYDALASPRLLAEAKRGADLVDVGKRARHHKMQQDDINALLVAEARAGRSVVRLKGGDPYLFGRGAEEAAACARGGVACEVLPGVTSGLAAPATAGIPVTHRRVASTVTLVTGHEDPTKEGTSVDYRGLALLIARGGTACFYMGVGRLPLIAQQLAAEGLDTATPAAVVQWGTTPRQRRCVAPLDGLAAAAAAAGVSSPAIVVVGEAAGIQEPGLDFFTDRPLFGQRVLVTRTRQDPSRLENLLLAAGADPIEAPTLRLVAPEDPAPADAALRRLGPPPAASDPAAPPRFDALVLTSGNAVDALADRLDALGLDGRVLAGVELCVVGPATAARLHERLRLRADRLPETLTGAGVAEAFAAAGAAAGRRFLLYRADIARPELPEGLEAAGAAEVCEVVAYESRPAASLPEEAMAALRDRSVDWLTFTSAATARNLVDLLGEERALLDAPRVASIGPITSEACRGLGLRVAAEAEDPSLESLTAAMAAAGPREPNA; from the coding sequence ATGCCGATCGCAACGCCCACGGACGCCGCCGAGACCGTTCCATCGATCGGTCGGGTGTGCCTCGTCGGCGCCGGCCCGGGTGATCCGGGTCTGCTGACGGTCGCCGGGCTCGACCGCCTCCGCCGGGCCGACGTCGTCGTGTACGACGCGCTCGCAAGCCCGCGCCTGCTCGCCGAGGCGAAGCGGGGGGCCGACCTCGTGGACGTCGGCAAGCGGGCCCGCCACCACAAGATGCAGCAGGACGACATCAACGCCCTGCTCGTGGCCGAAGCGCGGGCGGGACGCTCGGTGGTCCGCCTCAAGGGCGGCGACCCGTACCTCTTCGGACGCGGCGCCGAGGAGGCGGCGGCCTGCGCCCGCGGGGGCGTCGCCTGCGAGGTGCTGCCCGGGGTGACCTCCGGGCTGGCGGCGCCCGCCACGGCCGGCATCCCGGTCACGCACCGCAGGGTCGCCTCGACGGTCACGCTGGTCACCGGCCACGAGGACCCGACCAAGGAGGGGACCTCGGTCGACTACCGCGGCCTCGCGCTGCTGATCGCCCGGGGCGGGACGGCGTGCTTCTACATGGGCGTCGGCCGGCTGCCGCTCATCGCGCAGCAGCTCGCGGCGGAGGGCCTCGACACCGCGACGCCCGCGGCCGTCGTGCAGTGGGGCACGACGCCGCGGCAGAGGCGCTGCGTCGCCCCGCTGGACGGGCTCGCCGCCGCCGCGGCGGCCGCGGGCGTGTCGTCGCCCGCCATCGTGGTGGTCGGCGAGGCCGCGGGCATCCAGGAGCCCGGGCTGGACTTCTTCACCGACCGCCCGCTCTTCGGCCAACGCGTGCTCGTGACGCGGACGCGGCAGGACCCCTCCCGCCTCGAGAATCTGCTGCTCGCCGCGGGCGCCGACCCGATCGAGGCGCCGACGCTGCGGCTGGTCGCGCCCGAGGATCCCGCCCCCGCCGACGCGGCCCTCCGCCGGCTCGGGCCCCCGCCCGCCGCGTCGGACCCGGCGGCACCACCGCGCTTCGACGCCCTCGTGCTGACCAGCGGCAACGCCGTCGACGCCCTGGCCGATCGCCTCGACGCGTTGGGCCTCGACGGGCGGGTGCTCGCCGGCGTCGAGCTCTGCGTCGTCGGCCCCGCGACCGCCGCACGCCTGCACGAGCGGCTCCGCCTGCGGGCGGACCGGCTGCCCGAGACGCTCACCGGCGCGGGCGTCGCCGAGGCGTTCGCCGCCGCGGGCGCCGCCGCCGGACGCCGCTTCCTGCTGTACCGGGCCGACATCGCCCGCCCCGAGCTGCCCGAAGGTTTGGAGGCCGCCGGCGCGGCCGAGGTGTGCGAGGTCGTGGCGTACGAGAGCCGACCCGCGGCGTCGCTGCCGGAGGAGGCGATGGCGGCGCTGCGCGACCGAAGCGTCGACTGGCTGACCTTCACCAGCGCCGCCACCGCCCGGAACCTCGTCGACCTGCTCGGCGAGGAGCGGGCGCTGCTGGACGCCCCCCGCGTCGCCTCGATCGGCCCGATCACCAGCGAGGCCTGCCGCGGGCTTGGCCTCCGCGTCGCCGCTGAAGCCGAGGACCCCTCGCTGGAGTCGCTCACCGCGGCCATGGCGGCCGCGGGGCCGCGGGAGCCCAACGCTTGA
- a CDS encoding isochorismatase family protein, whose protein sequence is MSVARLPGGRTAVLLIDLQEKLLPVVDGGDTVLRRVERLARGAAVLDVPLLVTEQYPQGLGRTVSALRRELAEDVPRLEKTRFSAGGPKLLAQLRSWDAEAVVLAGVETHVCVLQTALDLLDAGFTVACCRDAVGSRRAGDAAAGTARMEAAGVLPATVESVLMELCGDAATPGFRRLHPVIR, encoded by the coding sequence TTGAGCGTTGCCCGCCTCCCCGGGGGCAGAACCGCCGTGCTGCTCATCGACCTGCAGGAGAAGCTGCTGCCCGTCGTCGACGGAGGCGACACCGTGCTGCGCCGCGTGGAGCGGCTCGCCCGCGGGGCGGCGGTCCTGGACGTGCCGCTGCTCGTCACCGAGCAGTACCCGCAGGGGCTCGGCCGCACCGTGTCCGCGCTCCGTCGCGAGCTGGCCGAGGACGTGCCGCGGCTGGAGAAGACCCGCTTCTCGGCCGGCGGCCCCAAGCTGCTCGCTCAGCTGCGCTCCTGGGACGCCGAGGCCGTGGTGCTCGCGGGCGTCGAGACCCACGTGTGCGTGCTCCAGACCGCCCTGGACCTGCTCGACGCGGGCTTCACCGTCGCCTGCTGCCGCGACGCGGTCGGCTCCCGCCGGGCCGGGGACGCCGCCGCGGGCACCGCCCGCATGGAGGCGGCCGGCGTGCTGCCCGCGACGGTGGAGTCCGTGCTGATGGAGCTCTGCGGCGACGCCGCCACGCCGGGCTTCCGCCGGCTCCACCCGGTGATCCGCTGA
- a CDS encoding histone H1, protein MNETYEQLKQLVSSIEDDIQKAGQGNRAAGTRVRKAMQDVKNLAQDLRKKILEDRDSD, encoded by the coding sequence ATGAACGAAACGTACGAACAGCTCAAGCAGCTCGTCTCCTCCATTGAGGACGACATCCAGAAGGCCGGCCAGGGCAACCGAGCCGCCGGCACCCGCGTGCGCAAGGCGATGCAGGACGTCAAGAACCTCGCCCAGGACCTCCGCAAGAAGATCCTCGAGGACCGCGACAGCGACTGA
- a CDS encoding 3-hydroxyacyl-ACP dehydratase FabZ family protein — protein MAPSAFIDFETLRDAPVTADAAAIEAVNPHRGAMRLLTAVTHRDAEDASLLGAYYDVPTDAFWVPGHIPGRPIFPGVLMLEAAAQLCSYSCITHFPDIAFMGFAGADAIKFRGQVSPGDRLYLALRQVELKKRRSICDVQGFIGGNLVFECRIKGMPL, from the coding sequence ATGGCACCTTCCGCTTTCATCGACTTCGAGACGCTCCGCGACGCGCCGGTCACCGCCGACGCGGCCGCAATCGAGGCGGTCAACCCCCATCGCGGCGCGATGCGCCTGCTGACGGCGGTGACCCACCGCGACGCCGAGGACGCCAGCCTGCTCGGGGCGTACTACGACGTGCCCACCGACGCTTTCTGGGTGCCCGGGCACATCCCGGGGCGCCCGATCTTCCCCGGCGTGCTGATGCTCGAGGCCGCCGCCCAGCTGTGCAGCTACAGCTGCATCACGCACTTCCCCGACATCGCCTTCATGGGCTTCGCCGGGGCGGACGCCATCAAGTTCCGCGGCCAGGTCTCCCCCGGCGACCGGCTCTACCTCGCCCTCCGGCAGGTGGAGCTGAAGAAGCGTCGGAGCATCTGCGACGTCCAGGGCTTCATCGGGGGCAACCTCGTGTTCGAGTGCCGGATCAAGGGCATGCCGCTGTAG